A region from the Arachis ipaensis cultivar K30076 chromosome B01, Araip1.1, whole genome shotgun sequence genome encodes:
- the LOC110266256 gene encoding villin-2-like, whose translation MGKHTGISSECAVPTDSRDSILIQKQKSINAQVVIGTPGTIKKWISFKKLNLTRLTILVFDEADQMHAELNNYIYLNVLLLSATFNDIVKNFVERTIYQFNGANSIKIYGYDVFILDSQNKIYQFNRANSNIQERAKALEVIQYLKKKYHEGKCNVAIVDDGKLDTESDSDEFWVLFGGFAPIGKKVVSDEDIIPETTPAQLFRFYQQMLVLGMCIYFVLLLNELLET comes from the exons ATGGGGAAGCACACAGGGATTAGCTCGGAGTGTGCCGTTCCGACAGATAGCAGGGATTCAATTCTAATTCAAAAACAGAAGTCAATTAACGCTCAGGTTGTTATTGGGACTCCTGGCACCATCAAGAAGTGGATTTCTTTCAAGAAATTGAACCTGACCAGATTGACGATTCTTGTCTTTGATGAGGCTGATCAAATGCATGCTGAG CTGAACAATTACATCTACTTAAAT GTTCTTCTACTTTCTGCCACATTCAATGACATTGTCAAGAACTTTGTTGAGAGGACA ATTTATCAATTCAATGGAGCTAATTCAATTAAGATTTATGGTTATGATGTATTTATCCTAGACTCACAGAATAAGATTTATCAATTCAATAGAGCTAATTCAAATATTCAGGAAAGAGCCAAGGCTTTGGAAGTTATCCAGTATCTGAAGAAAAAGTACCATGAAGGGAAGTGTAATGTTGCCATTGTTG ATGATGGAAAGTTGGACACTGAGTCAGACTCCGATGAATTTTGGGTTCTCTTTGGTGGTTTTGCTCCAATTGGAAAGAAAGTAGTTAGTGATGAGGATATCATTCCTGAGACAACTCCTGCCCAACTCTTTAG ATTTTACCAGCAGATGCTTGTGCTGGGCATGTGCATTTATTTTGTGCTACTTTTAAATGAACTTTTGGAGACATAA
- the LOC110271331 gene encoding villin-2-like yields MTSSMSQDRLNGLNQGGPRQRAEALAALNSAFKSSSGTKSSSPKTTGRSQGSPAPLPPSMSSDEDYDDDEDEDDTEDYS; encoded by the exons ATGACATCCAGTATG TCACAGGATAGGTTGAATGGGCTAAATCAAGGAGGACCAAGACAAAGAGCAGAAGCTTTGGCTGCTTTAAACTCTGCATTTAAATCATCATCCGGAACCAAAAGTTCTAGCCCTAAAACAACTGGAAGAAGTCAAGGATCACCGGCACCGCTGCCACCCTCAATGTCTTCAGATGAGgactatgatgatgatgaggatgaagatgacactgaagattatagctga